A portion of the Chryseobacterium tructae genome contains these proteins:
- a CDS encoding FAD-binding dehydrogenase produces the protein MEETFQPDAIIIGTGLAGLTAAMEITDVGKKVLLLDQETEQNIGGQAFWSFGGLFLINSPQQRRVGIKDSYELALQDWKGTAGFDREEDYWPRKWAEAYLKFAAGEKYEYISKLGIKLMFMVGWAERGDGSATGHGNSVPRFHVSWGTGTGVIKPFVKKAYQAKEKGLLQMKFRHRVTELIVKNGKITGLKGDILENDAQERGVATNRNIISQFEYSASHIIIASGGIGANHELVRKNWPERLGTPPENMVCGVPAYVDGKMIGIAENAGANIINRDRMWHYTEGLQNWNPIWPNHGIRILPGPSSLWLDAKGNASLLHFFQDLILWVL, from the coding sequence ATGGAAGAAACATTCCAGCCTGATGCTATTATTATTGGAACCGGTTTAGCTGGACTTACTGCTGCGATGGAAATCACGGATGTCGGGAAAAAAGTATTGCTTCTGGATCAGGAAACCGAACAAAATATCGGTGGACAGGCTTTCTGGTCATTTGGTGGACTTTTCCTCATTAACTCTCCCCAACAACGAAGAGTGGGGATTAAAGATTCTTATGAACTGGCTTTACAAGATTGGAAAGGAACGGCAGGTTTCGACCGTGAAGAAGATTATTGGCCTCGTAAATGGGCAGAAGCGTATCTGAAATTTGCAGCCGGTGAAAAATATGAATACATTTCTAAACTTGGTATTAAACTAATGTTTATGGTAGGCTGGGCAGAACGTGGTGACGGATCGGCCACCGGCCACGGAAATTCTGTTCCCCGTTTTCATGTAAGTTGGGGAACAGGTACAGGCGTTATAAAACCTTTTGTGAAAAAAGCCTATCAAGCTAAAGAAAAAGGTCTCTTACAAATGAAATTCCGGCATAGAGTAACAGAATTGATCGTTAAAAACGGAAAGATAACAGGTCTGAAAGGTGATATTCTTGAAAATGATGCTCAGGAAAGAGGCGTTGCTACCAACAGAAATATAATCTCACAATTTGAATATTCTGCTAGTCATATTATCATTGCCTCAGGAGGTATAGGAGCCAATCACGAATTGGTAAGGAAAAACTGGCCCGAAAGACTGGGAACTCCTCCGGAAAATATGGTTTGTGGAGTTCCTGCCTATGTAGATGGGAAGATGATTGGTATTGCTGAAAATGCAGGAGCCAATATCATCAACCGTGATCGCATGTGGCATTATACAGAAGGTTTACAAAACTGGAATCCTATCTGGCCTAATCACGGAATTCGAATACTTCCCGGCCCTTCTTCCCTATGGTTGGATGCCAAAGGAAACGCCTCCCTGCTCCATTTCTTCCAGGATTTGATACTCTGGGTACTCTGA
- a CDS encoding FAD-binding protein: MVGCQRKRLPAPFLPGFDTLGTLKYIQDSGYSYSWFILTQKIIKKEFALSGSEQNPDITNKDYILFLKRIFGKKAPGPVEAFKEHGKDFIVSDNLKDLVEKMNQLTGNHLLNYEKIKSQIEARDRELDNQFSKDTQVNYIRSTRSYLGDKLGRVATPHKILSPENGPLIAVRLNILTRKTLGGIKTNLNGQVLREDDSIIEGLYAAGEVAGFGGGGMHGYRALEGTFLGGCIFSGMKAGKYIAGLKKDNSNL; this comes from the coding sequence ATGGTTGGATGCCAAAGGAAACGCCTCCCTGCTCCATTTCTTCCAGGATTTGATACTCTGGGTACTCTGAAGTATATTCAGGATTCAGGATATTCTTATTCTTGGTTTATTCTGACTCAAAAAATCATCAAAAAAGAATTTGCACTTTCTGGTTCTGAACAGAATCCGGATATTACCAATAAGGATTATATTCTTTTCCTGAAACGAATATTTGGTAAAAAAGCTCCCGGTCCCGTTGAAGCTTTTAAAGAGCATGGTAAAGATTTTATTGTTTCTGACAACCTTAAAGATCTGGTAGAAAAAATGAATCAACTGACAGGCAATCACCTTCTGAATTATGAAAAAATAAAATCTCAGATCGAAGCCAGAGATCGAGAACTGGACAATCAATTTTCAAAAGATACCCAGGTTAATTATATCAGAAGTACCCGAAGCTATTTGGGGGATAAATTGGGGAGAGTGGCAACTCCACATAAGATTCTTTCTCCTGAAAATGGCCCTTTAATTGCAGTTAGGCTGAATATTTTAACCCGAAAGACATTGGGTGGAATAAAAACCAACCTTAACGGACAGGTTTTAAGAGAAGATGATAGCATTATTGAAGGACTTTATGCTGCTGGTGAAGTGGCTGGCTTCGGTGGTGGCGGAATGCACGGATACCGCGCTTTAGAAGGAACATTTCTTGGTGGATGTATTTTCTCAGGAATGAAAGCCGGAAAGTATATTGCCGGATTAAAAAAGGATAATTCAAATCTATAA
- a CDS encoding alpha/beta hydrolase, with translation MIQSVTFKNLNWDVAANLYFPPNFDENKKYATIISAHPIGSCKEQTSGNVYGQALADAGFVVLAFDASFQGASGGDIRFIEDPTLRVEDFRCACDYLVTLPYVDEKRIGVLGICGGGGYAMNAAMTERRIKAIGSVTGVNYGRLWREAFGNWSPIEALEKIAEQRTAEVRGTERLIGQFLPSSVEAGKAAGIKDIDVLEATEYYKTPRGEKPHGATSYLYSRSSAAVGWDAFHLAEVLLSQPLMVVIGDKPGGFGAYRDGLEIMRRARSEKKELVIAEGWSHYELYDQPEPVKIALDKLIPFYQENL, from the coding sequence ATGATTCAATCAGTAACATTTAAAAACCTTAATTGGGACGTAGCAGCAAACCTGTATTTCCCACCTAACTTTGACGAGAATAAAAAATATGCAACCATTATCAGTGCTCATCCGATAGGAAGCTGCAAAGAACAAACCTCCGGAAATGTGTATGGACAGGCATTAGCAGATGCAGGATTTGTAGTATTGGCATTCGATGCTTCATTTCAGGGAGCCAGTGGCGGAGATATCCGTTTCATTGAAGATCCTACATTAAGAGTAGAAGATTTCCGTTGTGCTTGCGATTATCTTGTCACTCTTCCCTATGTAGATGAAAAACGTATTGGAGTATTAGGAATCTGTGGCGGCGGCGGTTATGCAATGAATGCCGCAATGACAGAACGCCGTATCAAAGCTATTGGAAGCGTTACAGGGGTTAACTATGGGAGACTTTGGAGAGAAGCATTTGGAAACTGGAGTCCTATTGAAGCGCTGGAGAAAATTGCAGAGCAACGTACTGCAGAAGTAAGAGGAACAGAACGTCTTATTGGCCAGTTTTTACCGTCATCTGTGGAGGCAGGAAAAGCAGCAGGAATTAAAGATATTGACGTGTTGGAAGCTACAGAGTACTACAAAACTCCTAGAGGTGAAAAACCTCATGGAGCAACAAGTTATTTATATTCCAGAAGCAGTGCCGCAGTGGGTTGGGACGCTTTTCATTTGGCAGAAGTATTATTAAGTCAGCCATTAATGGTTGTAATTGGTGATAAACCCGGAGGTTTTGGAGCTTACAGAGATGGACTGGAAATTATGAGAAGAGCTAGATCTGAGAAAAAAGAGCTTGTTATTGCAGAAGGATGGTCGCATTATGAATTATATGATCAGCCGGAACCCGTAAAAATAGCATTAGACAAATTGATTCCTTTCTATCAGGAAAATCTGTAG
- a CDS encoding phosphatase PAP2 family protein, whose protein sequence is MKRSCQKLLIYLLVFTSVISKIKAQNNDTIVVNEPKQDSLSIIRPGKLNYKSLIIPAAFITYGVAALTTDKLKQLNFSTRTEINEHQPAQMNLDNYTQYAPAVMVYGLNAIGIKGKHNLRDRTIICASSQLISAAFTIPLKYLVKEERPDKSNTLSFPSGHSATAFSSAQFMFREYKDTNFWLSLSGYPFAIFTGVYRMLNDKHWLGDVVAGAGFGILSTELAYWLFPRIDGMLRGKNKAKNLSSSTMVMPFYQNKIVGIGLVKNF, encoded by the coding sequence ATGAAAAGATCTTGTCAAAAATTACTGATCTATTTACTGGTTTTCACTTCAGTTATCAGCAAAATTAAAGCTCAGAACAATGATACTATTGTTGTTAATGAGCCTAAACAAGATAGTTTGTCTATTATTCGGCCAGGTAAGTTGAATTATAAAAGTCTGATTATTCCTGCAGCATTCATTACCTATGGAGTAGCAGCTTTAACAACAGATAAACTTAAACAACTGAATTTTTCTACCCGTACAGAGATCAATGAGCACCAACCTGCACAGATGAACCTGGATAATTATACCCAATATGCTCCTGCAGTAATGGTATACGGGCTGAATGCGATAGGAATAAAAGGGAAACATAATCTGAGAGACCGCACTATTATCTGTGCTTCATCACAATTGATTTCCGCAGCATTTACGATACCCTTAAAGTATCTTGTCAAAGAAGAAAGACCCGATAAGTCTAATACGCTTTCTTTTCCTTCGGGACATTCTGCTACAGCTTTTTCTTCTGCACAATTTATGTTCAGGGAATATAAGGACACCAATTTCTGGCTCAGTCTTTCCGGATATCCATTTGCTATTTTTACAGGAGTATACCGGATGTTGAATGACAAACATTGGCTGGGCGATGTTGTTGCAGGCGCAGGTTTTGGAATTCTTTCTACAGAATTGGCCTATTGGCTTTTCCCAAGGATTGATGGGATGTTGCGCGGAAAGAATAAAGCTAAGAATCTGTCAAGTTCTACAATGGTTATGCCTTTCTATCAGAATAAAATAGTAGGAATAGGATTGGTTAAGAATTTCTGA
- a CDS encoding outer membrane beta-barrel family protein — MKYGRIETGIKLRSRSIPTNMNFIPGANSVLDVSAGGKADYKEFIPAVYGNYIFENEKWEAELGLRLEYVRIEYDVNPNHPTYKSDGYNYTQPFPNFRLAYKLDDHNKFSVFYNRRVDRPNEVDIRIFPKYDDAEIIKVGNPALRPQFTNSIELGYKYNWDNGYLYSALYHRFSNGTITRISSIVPGSNLIYAIFQNAGKSYNTGLEAIWNQKVSDVYSFNINGNIYRNQIDAFTVQNLYPQPNTFSADRQTAVSGNIKLNNILRFSKGLNVQLTAVYLAPDVIPQGKIKARFTMDVGLKKAIQKGKGELFLNASDLLNTMVIKKNIQGMGFAYTSNDYYETQVVRLGYNYKF, encoded by the coding sequence TTGAAATATGGTAGAATTGAAACAGGTATTAAACTGAGAAGCAGAAGTATTCCTACCAATATGAATTTCATTCCCGGAGCCAATTCTGTACTCGATGTATCTGCCGGTGGTAAGGCTGACTATAAAGAATTTATCCCTGCTGTATACGGAAACTATATTTTTGAGAATGAAAAATGGGAAGCTGAGCTTGGACTAAGACTGGAATATGTAAGAATTGAATACGATGTAAATCCTAATCATCCTACTTATAAAAGTGATGGATATAATTATACCCAGCCGTTTCCCAACTTTAGATTAGCTTATAAACTTGATGATCATAACAAGTTTTCGGTATTTTATAACAGAAGGGTAGACCGTCCGAATGAAGTAGATATCAGAATATTTCCAAAATACGATGATGCTGAAATCATTAAAGTAGGAAATCCGGCATTAAGGCCACAGTTTACCAATTCTATTGAGTTGGGATATAAATACAATTGGGATAACGGATATCTGTATTCTGCTCTCTATCATCGTTTTTCCAATGGAACAATTACCCGTATCTCCAGTATCGTACCGGGCAGTAATCTGATCTATGCCATTTTTCAAAATGCAGGCAAAAGTTATAATACAGGACTGGAAGCAATCTGGAATCAAAAGGTTTCGGATGTATACTCATTCAATATCAATGGGAATATCTATCGCAATCAAATTGACGCTTTTACAGTCCAGAATTTATATCCTCAACCCAATACATTTTCTGCAGACAGGCAGACTGCTGTTTCCGGAAATATAAAGCTGAATAATATCCTTCGTTTTTCAAAAGGCCTGAATGTTCAGCTTACCGCGGTTTATCTGGCTCCGGATGTTATTCCTCAAGGAAAAATAAAGGCAAGATTCACCATGGATGTTGGATTGAAAAAAGCCATTCAGAAAGGGAAGGGAGAACTATTCTTAAACGCCTCTGACCTCTTGAATACGATGGTTATTAAGAAAAACATTCAGGGGATGGGATTTGCTTATACCAGCAATGATTATTATGAAACCCAAGTAGTAAGACTGGGTTACAATTATAAATTTTAA
- a CDS encoding TonB-dependent receptor — protein MNRSKFFLFPAVAISSMVTAQVTSVTFSGKVTTKDKEALPYSNIILKKEKDTAFVSGTITNEEGRFSISGVKPDHYLLEVSIPGYHMHKQSVFIGSLSEFLEIPSIELAQKQEQETKIEEVVVSASKKNEIDNKLDKKTYSVADNISQSGGSVLQSMQNLPGITVQDGKVQLRGNDKVTVLIDGKQTALTGFGSQTGLDNIPSSAIEKIEIINNPSSKYDANGNAGIINIIMKKNKQNGWNGKLGFTTGLGSLWVRKENLPTIRLQYTLTPKINPSLSLNYRKNKVNLFLQADNLYTETLNKNEFVTRTYDNGTVINSQLKRNRNTNFFTTKAGLDWNIDAQNTLTVSGMYGSEKIIDRGDQPFFNGDMSQRLRLWQFLEDELKTTIMGSASYQHKFKEAGHLLNVGFNYTFHREDEKYFYDNYLPASTGTDAFKLLSDEQVYDFNVDYINH, from the coding sequence ATGAACAGATCGAAATTCTTCCTTTTTCCGGCCGTTGCCATTTCTTCTATGGTGACAGCACAAGTCACTTCAGTCACTTTTTCCGGAAAAGTTACTACTAAGGACAAGGAAGCTCTTCCTTATTCCAACATTATTTTAAAAAAGGAAAAAGATACAGCGTTTGTTTCCGGAACAATTACCAATGAAGAGGGCCGATTTTCAATTAGCGGAGTTAAACCGGATCATTACCTGTTGGAGGTCTCTATTCCAGGATATCATATGCATAAACAATCTGTTTTTATTGGAAGCCTTTCTGAATTTCTGGAAATTCCATCTATAGAGCTGGCACAAAAACAGGAACAGGAAACAAAGATCGAAGAAGTGGTTGTCTCTGCTTCTAAAAAAAATGAAATTGATAACAAGCTTGACAAAAAAACGTATTCTGTAGCAGATAATATCAGCCAAAGTGGAGGTTCTGTATTACAGAGTATGCAGAATCTTCCCGGAATCACAGTACAGGACGGGAAAGTACAATTAAGAGGAAATGATAAGGTAACCGTTCTTATTGATGGTAAACAAACCGCTCTTACCGGATTTGGCAGTCAGACAGGACTTGATAATATTCCGTCTTCAGCTATTGAGAAAATTGAGATTATCAACAATCCTTCTTCAAAGTATGATGCCAACGGGAATGCCGGAATCATCAATATTATCATGAAGAAAAATAAACAAAATGGATGGAACGGAAAGCTCGGCTTTACGACAGGTCTGGGTTCATTATGGGTAAGAAAAGAGAACTTACCAACCATAAGACTTCAATATACATTGACACCAAAAATTAATCCATCGCTTTCTCTCAATTACAGAAAAAATAAGGTCAATCTATTTCTACAAGCTGATAATTTATACACGGAAACACTGAATAAAAATGAATTTGTAACCCGTACTTATGATAATGGAACAGTTATCAATTCTCAGCTGAAAAGAAACAGAAATACCAACTTCTTTACCACAAAAGCAGGATTAGACTGGAATATTGATGCGCAAAATACGTTAACGGTTTCAGGAATGTACGGAAGTGAAAAAATTATTGATCGTGGAGATCAGCCATTTTTTAATGGAGACATGTCTCAGCGTCTTCGTCTGTGGCAATTTTTAGAAGATGAGCTCAAAACCACCATAATGGGGAGTGCTTCTTATCAGCATAAATTTAAGGAAGCAGGTCATTTATTAAATGTTGGATTCAATTATACGTTTCACAGGGAGGATGAAAAATACTTCTATGATAATTATTTACCGGCTTCTACAGGAACTGATGCCTTTAAACTCTTATCAGATGAGCAGGTTTATGATTTTAACGTAGATTATATCAACCATTGA
- a CDS encoding COG4705 family protein: protein MRTANKVAAVTILFWLMKIVATTLGETLGDFISMTLNLGYTKGILITLFFFILILSIQLGVKKYIPAVYWLVIIGTTTLGTEISDFIDRTLKAGYLVGSLVLLSGLLISLFLWYKKYGNLEVYPIFERNKEFYYWTAILFSNSLGTAFGDFLSDNMGLGYMTGAFITGLIILIVVLLHYFTKINHVLLFWIAFVFTRPFGATFGDLLTKPLTKGGLDLGTINASLVSFALMIVMILISQRKHNNKQALQN from the coding sequence ATGAGAACAGCAAACAAAGTAGCAGCAGTTACGATCCTTTTCTGGCTTATGAAAATTGTAGCAACCACATTAGGAGAAACTCTTGGAGATTTTATTTCCATGACCCTGAATTTGGGATATACCAAAGGGATTCTCATTACCTTATTCTTTTTCATCCTTATTCTCTCCATACAGCTTGGTGTCAAAAAGTATATTCCAGCTGTCTATTGGCTGGTCATTATCGGAACGACCACTTTAGGAACAGAAATTTCGGATTTTATTGACAGAACATTGAAAGCAGGATATCTAGTAGGGAGTTTAGTTCTTCTTTCCGGCCTCTTAATTTCACTTTTCTTGTGGTATAAAAAATATGGAAACCTTGAAGTCTATCCCATTTTTGAAAGAAATAAAGAGTTCTATTACTGGACTGCTATTTTATTTTCCAACAGCCTTGGAACTGCATTTGGAGATTTCCTGAGTGACAATATGGGATTGGGTTATATGACGGGAGCTTTTATCACCGGACTTATTATTCTGATCGTTGTATTACTCCATTATTTTACAAAGATCAATCATGTTCTTCTGTTTTGGATCGCCTTTGTATTTACCCGACCCTTTGGAGCTACTTTTGGAGATCTTTTGACGAAGCCGCTTACCAAAGGAGGTCTTGATCTCGGAACCATCAATGCTTCGCTAGTATCTTTTGCTTTAATGATTGTTATGATTCTTATTTCACAACGAAAACACAATAACAAACAAGCTCTTCAAAATTGA
- a CDS encoding sulfite exporter TauE/SafE family protein, with protein sequence MILKIALLFAGTILAFWISAICGGGASLILIPILNLLLPTSLVPFSLTIGTFTSSASRIAVFKKHINWKIFLWFVPFSIPAVLLGAYLIKYVNPNYLQLIVAFFLIANLPQLFTSKNKIEETEKEYPKSALALIGFLAGFISGITGAVGLLFNRFYLKFGLKKEEIVATRAANEVFLHLIKLVIYISLGLYSKTALWLGIAIAVAAIVSSYTVKYILPHLSENLFKKIGYSAMVISGITLMTSTSGKIIQQDQIVINSSSTVHKNVYTMSWRETRLVVEYKAHEGIEIEKSVRPDDLSENLKEKYHILMEHYDEVRIEKVYVLGKKTSHEFYCYKDNVLTKFKA encoded by the coding sequence ATGATTTTAAAAATTGCCCTTTTATTCGCAGGAACTATTCTTGCATTTTGGATCAGCGCTATTTGTGGAGGCGGTGCAAGTCTTATTTTGATCCCAATCCTGAATCTTTTGCTTCCTACTTCATTGGTTCCTTTTTCTTTAACGATCGGAACCTTTACAAGCTCAGCTTCCCGAATTGCTGTATTTAAGAAACATATCAATTGGAAAATATTTTTATGGTTTGTACCATTTTCTATTCCGGCTGTTTTGTTGGGAGCTTATCTGATTAAATATGTGAATCCGAATTACCTGCAGTTGATCGTTGCTTTCTTTCTGATTGCCAATCTTCCACAGCTTTTCACTTCCAAAAATAAAATTGAAGAAACAGAAAAGGAATATCCAAAATCAGCTTTGGCTCTTATTGGATTCTTAGCTGGTTTTATTTCAGGAATTACAGGTGCTGTAGGCCTTCTTTTTAACCGTTTTTATTTAAAATTCGGGCTTAAAAAAGAGGAGATTGTTGCTACCCGAGCTGCCAATGAAGTGTTTCTTCACCTTATTAAGCTTGTTATTTATATTTCATTAGGATTATACTCCAAGACAGCTCTTTGGCTGGGAATAGCGATTGCAGTGGCTGCTATTGTCTCTTCTTATACGGTAAAATATATTCTTCCCCATTTAAGTGAGAATCTGTTTAAAAAAATAGGGTATAGTGCTATGGTTATTTCGGGAATTACTTTAATGACCAGTACTTCAGGAAAGATCATTCAGCAGGATCAGATCGTAATTAATTCTTCATCCACTGTGCATAAAAATGTCTATACCATGTCCTGGCGAGAAACCCGTCTGGTCGTGGAATATAAAGCGCATGAAGGAATAGAAATAGAAAAAAGTGTACGCCCTGATGACTTATCAGAAAATCTGAAAGAAAAGTATCATATACTCATGGAACATTACGACGAAGTTCGTATTGAAAAAGTATATGTTTTAGGAAAAAAGACCTCTCATGAATTTTATTGCTACAAGGATAATGTACTGACAAAATTTAAAGCTTAG
- a CDS encoding sensor histidine kinase: MVYIQGKPYLFTVETNIEESHETIAVIAMITVFFFTVIVIGLLYLNRRLSASIWKPFRDTLNQLKTFNLNSQTKIVFPPSDTLEFDELNQSLDKLIERNVSVYKTQKEFTENASHELQTPLAIIKNKLDLLLQDRDLTEKQYRIAEDMNKALTRSSRINKNLLLLAKIDNHQFDNSETISFDQMLLQSIDILEEHFEQKNITVEKNIQPDIKVNGNSSLTEIMINNLIINAIRHTASGGVISLQLTHSVFEVSNSGTHQLNKDLLFKRFSKLSADTNGSGLGLSIIQEICKFHHWTVNYRFENGRHIFSIGLSFS, encoded by the coding sequence GTGGTTTATATTCAAGGGAAACCTTACTTGTTTACCGTAGAAACCAATATTGAGGAATCTCATGAAACCATTGCTGTAATTGCCATGATCACTGTTTTCTTCTTTACAGTGATTGTAATAGGACTTTTGTATTTAAACAGAAGGCTTTCTGCATCTATTTGGAAGCCATTTAGAGATACATTGAACCAATTAAAGACTTTCAATCTTAATAGCCAGACGAAAATCGTTTTTCCGCCCTCTGATACTTTAGAGTTTGACGAACTTAATCAGTCTCTTGATAAACTGATTGAACGAAATGTTTCCGTCTATAAAACCCAGAAAGAATTTACAGAAAATGCCTCTCACGAGTTACAGACTCCGCTTGCCATTATTAAAAACAAACTGGATCTTTTACTTCAAGACCGGGATCTTACTGAAAAACAATACCGTATTGCTGAAGACATGAACAAAGCGCTTACGAGAAGTTCAAGAATCAATAAGAACTTATTACTCCTTGCCAAAATAGATAATCATCAGTTTGATAATTCTGAAACAATTTCCTTTGATCAGATGTTACTTCAAAGCATAGATATTCTGGAGGAACATTTTGAACAGAAAAATATTACTGTAGAGAAAAATATACAGCCAGACATTAAAGTAAATGGCAATAGCAGTTTGACAGAAATTATGATTAATAACCTCATTATTAATGCGATCCGTCATACGGCTTCCGGAGGTGTCATTTCTCTTCAGTTAACTCATTCTGTTTTCGAAGTTTCCAATTCTGGAACACACCAACTGAATAAAGACTTACTCTTTAAAAGATTTTCCAAACTATCTGCAGATACCAATGGAAGTGGCTTAGGATTATCTATCATACAGGAAATCTGTAAATTTCATCATTGGACCGTTAATTATAGATTTGAAAATGGCCGTCATATTTTCTCTATAGGTTTATCATTTTCTTAA